One segment of Arcanobacterium phocae DNA contains the following:
- a CDS encoding PadR family transcriptional regulator, whose translation MTQFADFQRGLLPMLLLAELHHEPGHGYSLSLRLAERGFDRVKGAHLYPVLARLESDGYCTPVWTEGDGGPGRKVYHLTTSGEERLAELRHSWKLLVPLTNKLIADDR comes from the coding sequence GTGACTCAATTCGCCGATTTCCAACGCGGCCTACTACCAATGCTTTTACTAGCTGAACTACACCACGAGCCTGGGCATGGGTACAGCTTGTCGTTACGCTTAGCAGAACGCGGATTTGATCGAGTTAAAGGTGCCCACCTCTACCCTGTCTTAGCTCGGCTAGAATCCGACGGATACTGTACACCTGTCTGGACAGAAGGTGACGGCGGACCTGGACGTAAGGTCTACCATCTCACTACATCTGGTGAAGAACGATTAGCAGAACTTCGTCACTCATGGAAGCTTCTCGTTCCGTTGACCAACAAGTTAATCGCTGATGACAGATGA